A part of Streptomyces sp. DSM 40750 genomic DNA contains:
- a CDS encoding class I SAM-dependent methyltransferase, with protein sequence MRYALRHPGRVPAHARRVARDTWLQLKHRDHIAYYRAVMAADTARSPEAAVGHNPSVEKWERVGRMQFDYLVRHGLEPRHRMLEIGCGNLRAGRLFIDHLDVGNYYGIDISPAILMEAQRTLAREGLQSKLPHLALVADLTFSFLPAGHFDVVHAHSVFSHSPPHVIEQCLAHVGRVLAPGGFFDFTFGRTEGPEHQVLHEDFYYRTETLIELAEEHGLSARLMDDWEDLPHRQSKIRATVGKESGGQGGPDVGAAP encoded by the coding sequence ATGCGCTACGCCCTGCGCCATCCCGGGCGCGTGCCCGCCCACGCCCGGCGGGTGGCGCGGGACACCTGGCTGCAGCTGAAGCACCGCGACCACATCGCGTACTACAGGGCCGTCATGGCCGCCGACACGGCACGCAGCCCCGAGGCCGCCGTCGGGCACAATCCTTCCGTCGAGAAGTGGGAACGCGTCGGCCGGATGCAGTTCGACTACCTCGTACGGCACGGTCTGGAGCCCCGGCACCGGATGCTGGAGATCGGCTGCGGGAACCTGCGCGCCGGGCGCCTGTTCATCGACCACCTGGACGTCGGGAACTACTACGGGATCGACATCTCCCCGGCCATCCTCATGGAGGCCCAGCGCACCCTCGCCCGAGAGGGTCTGCAGTCCAAACTCCCTCACCTGGCGCTCGTCGCCGACCTCACGTTCTCCTTCCTGCCCGCCGGCCACTTCGACGTCGTCCACGCGCACAGCGTGTTCTCCCACTCCCCGCCGCACGTCATCGAACAGTGCCTCGCACACGTCGGCCGCGTCCTCGCCCCCGGTGGCTTCTTCGACTTCACCTTCGGCCGCACCGAGGGCCCGGAACACCAGGTGCTCCACGAGGACTTCTACTACCGGACCGAGACCCTCATCGAACTCGCCGAAGAACACGGCCTGTCCGCCCGTCTCATGGACGACTGGGAGGACCTGCCGCACCGCCAGTCGAAGATCCGGGCGACCGTGGGCAAGGAGTCCGGTGGGCAAGGGGGCCCCGATGTCGGTGCCGCCCCCTAA
- a CDS encoding TIGR00730 family Rossman fold protein: MNICVFLSAADLADRYTRPARDFAKLIGKGGHTLVWGGSDVGLMKVVADGVQEAGGRLLGVSVEFLAAKARPGTDEMVIARDLAERKRLLLEKADAVVIMVGGTGTLDEATEILELKKHGHTDKPVVLLNTAGFYDGLKEQFRRMEDEGFLPRPLTDLVFFAEEPVGAMAYLEESRGVA; this comes from the coding sequence ATGAACATCTGCGTCTTCCTCTCCGCCGCCGATCTCGCCGACCGTTACACGCGCCCCGCGCGGGACTTCGCCAAGCTGATCGGCAAGGGCGGGCACACGCTGGTGTGGGGCGGTTCGGACGTCGGGCTGATGAAGGTGGTCGCCGACGGCGTGCAGGAGGCGGGCGGCCGGCTGCTGGGCGTCTCGGTCGAGTTCCTGGCGGCCAAGGCGCGGCCCGGCACCGACGAGATGGTGATCGCGCGGGACCTCGCGGAGCGCAAGAGGCTGCTCCTGGAGAAGGCCGACGCGGTCGTCATCATGGTCGGCGGGACCGGCACGCTCGACGAGGCGACCGAGATCCTGGAACTGAAGAAGCACGGCCACACCGACAAGCCGGTCGTGCTCCTCAACACCGCGGGCTTCTACGACGGCCTGAAGGAGCAGTTCCGGCGGATGGAGGACGAGGGTTTCCTGCCCCGCCCCCTCACCGACCTGGTCTTCTTCGCGGAGGAGCCGGTGGGGGCGATGGCGTACCTGGAGGAGAGCCGCGGCGTCGCGTGA
- a CDS encoding SDR family oxidoreductase gives MATHVITGAGSGIGAAVARRLHERGDDLVLHARDAGRAKELAAAFPGAKTLVGDLSDPDKLSWAFSHQTLPDHVDSLLHIAGVVDLGPVGELTPKSWRHQLNVNLVAPAELTRHFLPQLRAARGHVVFVNSGAGLNAHADWSAYAASKHGLKALADSLRWEEHGNGVRVTTVYPGRTASPMQAKVHQQEGKEYDPSRWIAPESVATTILMALDLPRDAEVNDLTVRPGY, from the coding sequence ATGGCTACTCATGTGATCACCGGAGCGGGTTCCGGCATCGGCGCGGCCGTCGCCCGACGGCTGCACGAGCGCGGGGACGACCTCGTGCTGCACGCGCGCGACGCGGGCCGGGCGAAGGAACTGGCGGCGGCGTTCCCCGGGGCGAAGACGCTGGTCGGCGACCTGTCGGACCCGGACAAGCTCTCCTGGGCCTTCTCCCACCAGACCCTGCCCGACCATGTGGACTCCTTGCTGCACATCGCGGGGGTGGTCGACCTCGGCCCGGTCGGCGAGCTGACGCCCAAGTCCTGGCGCCACCAGCTCAACGTCAACCTCGTCGCACCCGCCGAGCTGACCCGGCACTTCCTGCCCCAACTCCGCGCCGCCCGCGGCCATGTCGTGTTCGTCAACTCGGGCGCCGGCCTCAATGCCCATGCCGACTGGTCCGCCTACGCCGCCTCCAAGCACGGCCTCAAGGCGTTGGCCGACTCCCTGCGGTGGGAGGAGCACGGGAACGGCGTCCGCGTCACCACGGTCTATCCCGGCCGCACCGCCAGCCCCATGCAGGCCAAGGTCCACCAGCAGGAGGGCAAGGAGTACGACCCGTCTCGGTGGATCGCACCGGAGTCCGTGGCGACGACGATCCTCATGGCGCTGGATCTGCCGAGGGACGCGGAAGTGAACGATCTGACGGTCCGGCCGGGGTACTGA
- a CDS encoding methionine synthase, with amino-acid sequence MNEHFSFGPATGIGSLPGGDAREAAKTVSGTFEWPETGMPYLPELPARGPGADMIGRTAGMLVELYARVEPSGWRIGDRPGRDTKRARSWLGQDLDALEEFTQGYEGPLKVQAVGPWTLATALELRNGEAALSDPGACRDLAGSLAEGLRQHLAEVRRRVPGARIVLQLDEPSLIAVLRGQVKSASGYRTHRAVDRQLVEATLRDVIGVHTPEGATPEGAVVVHSCAPDVPFALLRRAGAAGISFDFSLLTERDDDAIGEAVEGGTKLLAGVVPTAEGPLSDPAGSVMGVRTLWRRLGLHPGLLAEAVTVTPTCGLAGVSPVYARRALAHCVKAARSLADNPE; translated from the coding sequence GTGAACGAACACTTCAGTTTCGGCCCCGCCACCGGCATCGGTTCCCTGCCCGGCGGTGATGCCCGAGAGGCCGCCAAGACCGTCAGCGGGACGTTCGAGTGGCCGGAGACGGGGATGCCGTATCTGCCCGAACTGCCCGCCAGGGGTCCCGGCGCCGACATGATCGGCAGGACCGCCGGGATGCTGGTCGAGCTGTACGCGCGCGTGGAGCCCAGCGGGTGGCGGATCGGGGACCGGCCGGGGCGGGACACCAAGCGGGCCCGGTCGTGGCTGGGCCAGGACCTGGACGCGCTGGAGGAGTTCACGCAGGGGTACGAGGGCCCGCTGAAGGTACAGGCCGTCGGGCCGTGGACCCTCGCCACCGCGCTGGAGCTGAGGAACGGCGAGGCCGCCCTCTCCGACCCCGGCGCCTGCCGGGACCTCGCCGGCTCGCTCGCCGAGGGCCTGCGCCAGCACCTCGCCGAGGTGCGGCGGCGCGTACCCGGCGCCCGGATCGTGCTCCAGCTCGACGAGCCGTCCCTCATCGCCGTCCTGCGCGGACAGGTGAAGAGCGCGAGCGGCTACCGGACCCACCGCGCCGTCGACCGCCAACTCGTCGAGGCCACGCTCCGGGACGTCATCGGCGTCCACACCCCGGAGGGAGCCACTCCGGAGGGGGCGGTCGTCGTGCACTCCTGCGCCCCCGACGTCCCCTTCGCGCTCCTCCGCCGCGCCGGTGCCGCCGGTATCTCCTTCGACTTCTCGCTGCTCACCGAGCGTGACGACGATGCGATCGGGGAAGCGGTCGAAGGGGGCACGAAGCTGCTGGCCGGTGTCGTGCCGACCGCCGAGGGCCCATTGTCAGACCCTGCCGGTAGCGTCATGGGTGTCAGGACGCTGTGGCGCAGGCTGGGGCTGCATCCGGGGCTTCTCGCGGAGGCGGTCACGGTCACTCCGACCTGCGGGCTCGCGGGGGTCTCCCCGGTGTACGCGCGCCGGGCGCTCGCCCACTGCGTCAAGGCGGCGAGGTCTCTCGCGGACAACCCAGAGTAA
- the ligA gene encoding NAD-dependent DNA ligase LigA — protein MAGDKDAQPTSVPGEAAVPAEAREKHARLAEQIEEHRFRYYVKDAPVIDDAEFDRLLRTLEGMEEEHPELRTPDSPTQKVAGAYETEFTAVQHRERMLSLDNAFTDEELAAWAERVAKDVGTTDYHLLCELKVDGLAVNLTYEHGRLTRAATRGDGRTGEDITPNVRTIAEIPNHLTGDKIPDLVEIRGEVYFPMEKFAELNARLLDAGDKPFANPRNAAAGSLRQKDPRVTATRPLHMVVHGIGALSGFDGLTRLSQAYDLLKSWGLPTAKHNRVVDDLDGVREFIAYYGENRHSVEHEIDGAVVKLDEIPLQGRLGSTSRAPRWAIAYKYAPEEVNTKLVNIRVGVGRTGRVTPYAQVEPVTVAGSEVEFATLHNQDVVKAKGVLIGDTVVLRKAGDVIPEILGPVVDLRDGTEREFVMPAECPECGTPLAPAKEGDVDLRCPNSRTCPAQLRERLFYLAGRKCLDIENFGYVAAAALTKPLEPSEPPLLDEGDLFDLTIDHLLPIKAYVLDQDSGLPKREPKTGEEKIATVFANQEGAPRKNAVAMLENIQAAKDRPLARILTGLSIRHVGPVAAEALARAFRSIDRIEQATEEELKDTDGVGPIVAAAVKQWFAEEWHREIIRKWKAAGVRMEEEGAGEDEGPRPLEGLTVVVTGTLEHHTRDGAKEALQSRGAKVTGSVSKKTSFVVVGENPGSKFDKAMQLKVPVLNEDGFAVLLEQGPDAAAEVALPTEE, from the coding sequence GTGGCCGGCGACAAGGACGCACAGCCCACATCGGTACCCGGCGAGGCAGCGGTGCCAGCCGAGGCACGCGAGAAGCACGCGCGGCTCGCCGAGCAGATCGAGGAGCACCGCTTCCGGTACTACGTGAAGGACGCTCCCGTCATCGACGACGCGGAGTTCGACCGCCTCCTGCGCACCCTCGAAGGCATGGAGGAGGAGCACCCCGAGCTGCGTACGCCGGACTCGCCGACCCAGAAGGTCGCGGGCGCGTACGAGACGGAGTTCACGGCCGTCCAGCACCGCGAGCGCATGCTGTCGCTCGACAACGCCTTCACCGACGAGGAGTTGGCCGCCTGGGCCGAGCGCGTCGCCAAGGATGTCGGCACCACCGACTACCACCTGCTGTGCGAGCTCAAGGTCGACGGCCTCGCCGTCAACCTCACGTACGAGCACGGCCGCCTCACCCGCGCGGCCACCCGCGGCGACGGCCGCACCGGCGAGGACATCACGCCGAACGTCCGGACCATCGCGGAGATCCCGAACCATCTGACGGGCGACAAGATCCCGGACCTCGTGGAGATCCGCGGCGAGGTCTACTTCCCGATGGAGAAGTTCGCGGAGCTCAACGCCCGCCTGCTGGACGCCGGCGACAAGCCCTTCGCCAACCCGCGCAACGCGGCGGCCGGTTCACTGCGCCAGAAGGACCCGCGCGTCACCGCCACCCGCCCCCTCCACATGGTGGTGCACGGCATCGGCGCCCTGTCGGGCTTCGACGGCCTCACCCGCCTCTCCCAGGCCTACGACCTCCTCAAGTCCTGGGGCCTGCCCACCGCCAAGCACAACAGAGTGGTCGACGATCTCGACGGCGTACGGGAGTTCATCGCCTACTACGGCGAGAACCGCCACTCCGTGGAGCACGAGATCGACGGCGCGGTCGTCAAGCTCGACGAGATCCCCCTCCAGGGCCGCCTCGGCTCCACCTCCCGCGCCCCGCGCTGGGCCATCGCGTACAAGTACGCGCCGGAGGAGGTCAACACCAAGCTCGTCAACATCCGTGTGGGTGTGGGTCGTACGGGCAGGGTGACGCCGTACGCCCAGGTCGAGCCGGTCACGGTCGCGGGCTCGGAGGTCGAGTTCGCCACCCTGCACAACCAGGACGTGGTCAAGGCCAAGGGCGTCCTCATCGGCGACACGGTCGTGCTGCGCAAGGCCGGTGACGTCATCCCGGAGATCCTCGGCCCGGTCGTCGACCTGCGCGACGGCACCGAGCGCGAGTTCGTGATGCCCGCCGAGTGCCCGGAGTGCGGTACGCCGCTCGCTCCCGCCAAGGAGGGTGACGTCGACCTGCGCTGCCCCAACTCCCGTACCTGCCCAGCCCAGTTGCGCGAGCGGCTCTTCTACCTCGCCGGGCGCAAGTGCCTCGACATCGAGAACTTCGGATACGTCGCCGCCGCCGCCCTCACCAAGCCCCTGGAGCCGTCCGAGCCACCGCTCCTCGACGAGGGCGACCTCTTCGACCTGACCATCGATCACCTGCTGCCCATCAAGGCGTACGTCCTCGACCAGGACAGCGGCCTGCCCAAGCGCGAGCCGAAGACCGGCGAGGAGAAGATCGCCACGGTCTTCGCCAACCAGGAGGGCGCGCCCAGGAAGAACGCGGTCGCGATGCTGGAGAACATCCAGGCGGCCAAGGACCGGCCGCTCGCCAGAATCCTGACCGGTCTGTCGATCCGTCATGTCGGACCGGTCGCGGCGGAGGCGCTCGCGCGCGCGTTCCGTTCCATCGACCGCATCGAGCAGGCCACCGAGGAGGAGCTCAAGGACACCGACGGCGTCGGCCCGATCGTCGCCGCAGCGGTCAAGCAGTGGTTCGCGGAGGAATGGCACCGCGAGATCATTCGCAAGTGGAAGGCCGCCGGAGTCCGCATGGAGGAAGAAGGCGCCGGTGAGGACGAGGGGCCCAGGCCCCTCGAAGGGTTGACGGTCGTCGTGACCGGCACGCTCGAACACCACACGCGCGACGGGGCCAAGGAGGCGCTGCAGAGCCGGGGAGCCAAGGTGACCGGGTCGGTGTCGAAGAAGACCTCATTCGTCGTGGTCGGTGAGAATCCGGGCTCCAAATTCGACAAGGCGATGCAGCTCAAGGTGCCGGTCCTGAACGAGGACGGTTTCGCGGTTCTGCTCGAACAGGGACCGGACGCGGCTGCGGAAGTCGCGCTTCCGACCGAGGAGTAG
- a CDS encoding putative bifunctional diguanylate cyclase/phosphodiesterase, with protein sequence MEPTESVAPDSRLRLRRVAGAWRWGRSLLMGGRPFEGSREPGPGQETAADSRIGTGRSPGRAGASARGSLVPGPAQLTAGTAVGTGSAPSVTGALSEGRGHELPEHDPERHMSWPALPAVIVGLAGAILGAGFYRAFAGQHALFPSGAVGWSLALLTGIIVGHLVAMGRARWWGGTGSGAALTLAVLLLYGWVAAGMVSLTVVVLVGVARRGRWRQGLLHGAVDILGIGAGALVLRVFGRVPSVERPWDPEYWNFYSAPQVALVAIAYLAVSRALLWYLAAPRGGVPTVARTALVRQGLVAVALLGIAPLVCVVATAQPLLLPLFAIPLIALDSTLWIARARAEEQLRDPLTGLPNRQWLLERTWTALDDAERIGARSALMLIDLDRFRSVNDTLGHLAGDRLLLQIADRLRVALPRGAEAARLGGDEFAVLLPVADSTTSASRVARNLVAALGSPLDLDGLTLVLEASAGLAVFPDHALDAEGLLRRADVAMYQAKRDRTGVEVYESKRDSNTPDRLGLLGDLRRALDAQEVELHYQPKVRFDGQVAGLEALVRWVHPERGKVPPDEFIAIAESSGLMPHLTEYVLETALGQVARWRAQGLHVPVAVNVSPRDVHTPGFAGAVAARLARHGVPAGALQLEITEHVLLEDPQRAADTLAGLTGHGVKMSLDDFGTGYSSLVHLRRLPVSELKIDRSFVARLAVDNEDAEIVRCTVDLAHSLGLLVVAEGVEDDETWERLRDLGCDAVQGWLVAAAMPPEETTAWLRARGSRGWQRPAAALPAATADE encoded by the coding sequence ATGGAACCGACCGAGAGCGTCGCCCCGGACTCACGGCTGCGCCTGCGCCGGGTGGCCGGGGCCTGGCGATGGGGTCGCTCCCTGCTCATGGGGGGACGCCCGTTCGAGGGAAGCCGAGAGCCGGGTCCCGGGCAGGAGACGGCGGCGGACTCCAGGATCGGGACAGGCCGATCGCCGGGCCGTGCGGGCGCGAGCGCACGCGGCTCCCTCGTGCCCGGCCCGGCACAGCTCACCGCCGGCACCGCGGTCGGCACGGGCAGCGCCCCTTCCGTCACGGGCGCGCTCAGTGAGGGCCGCGGACACGAACTGCCGGAGCACGACCCCGAGCGGCACATGTCCTGGCCCGCTCTGCCCGCCGTGATCGTGGGCCTCGCGGGCGCCATCCTGGGCGCCGGCTTCTACCGGGCGTTCGCCGGGCAGCACGCGCTCTTCCCGTCCGGCGCCGTCGGCTGGTCCCTCGCCCTGCTGACCGGCATCATCGTCGGCCATCTCGTCGCCATGGGCCGCGCCCGCTGGTGGGGCGGCACCGGTTCCGGCGCCGCCCTCACCCTCGCCGTCCTCCTGCTGTACGGCTGGGTGGCCGCCGGGATGGTCAGCCTCACCGTCGTCGTCCTCGTCGGCGTCGCCCGCCGGGGCCGCTGGCGGCAGGGCCTGCTGCACGGCGCGGTCGACATCCTCGGCATCGGTGCCGGCGCGCTCGTCCTGCGGGTCTTCGGCCGGGTCCCCTCGGTGGAGCGGCCCTGGGACCCGGAGTACTGGAACTTCTATTCGGCGCCCCAGGTGGCGCTGGTCGCCATCGCCTATCTCGCGGTCAGCCGCGCCCTGCTCTGGTATCTGGCCGCGCCGCGCGGCGGTGTCCCCACCGTCGCGCGTACGGCCCTGGTCAGACAGGGGCTCGTCGCCGTCGCGCTGCTCGGCATCGCGCCGCTCGTCTGCGTCGTCGCCACCGCACAGCCTCTGCTGCTGCCGCTCTTCGCGATCCCCCTCATCGCGCTCGACTCCACCCTGTGGATAGCCCGCGCCCGGGCCGAGGAGCAACTGCGCGACCCGCTCACCGGACTGCCGAACCGTCAGTGGCTGCTGGAACGGACCTGGACCGCACTGGACGACGCCGAACGCATCGGGGCGAGGTCGGCACTGATGCTGATCGACCTCGACCGCTTCAGGTCCGTCAATGACACGCTCGGGCATCTCGCGGGCGACCGACTGCTGTTGCAGATAGCGGACCGGCTACGGGTCGCCCTGCCGCGCGGAGCGGAGGCCGCGCGGCTCGGCGGCGACGAGTTCGCCGTACTGCTGCCCGTCGCCGACTCCACGACGTCCGCGTCGCGCGTCGCCCGCAACCTCGTCGCCGCGCTCGGCTCACCGCTCGACCTCGACGGGCTCACTCTCGTCCTGGAGGCCAGCGCCGGGCTCGCCGTCTTCCCCGACCACGCGCTCGACGCGGAGGGGCTGCTGCGGCGCGCGGACGTGGCGATGTACCAGGCCAAGCGGGACCGGACGGGCGTCGAGGTCTACGAGTCCAAGCGGGACTCGAACACACCGGACCGGCTCGGTCTGCTGGGCGACCTGCGGCGCGCGCTCGACGCGCAGGAGGTCGAGCTGCACTACCAGCCGAAGGTCCGCTTCGACGGGCAGGTCGCCGGGCTCGAGGCGCTGGTGCGGTGGGTGCATCCCGAGCGGGGGAAGGTGCCGCCGGACGAGTTCATAGCGATCGCCGAGTCGTCCGGGCTGATGCCGCATCTGACGGAGTACGTCCTGGAGACGGCGCTCGGGCAGGTGGCGCGGTGGCGGGCGCAGGGGCTGCATGTGCCGGTCGCCGTGAACGTGTCCCCGCGCGATGTGCATACCCCCGGCTTCGCGGGGGCGGTGGCCGCGCGGCTCGCCCGCCATGGGGTTCCCGCCGGGGCGTTGCAGCTGGAGATAACGGAGCATGTGCTGCTCGAAGACCCCCAGCGGGCCGCGGACACCCTCGCCGGGCTGACCGGGCACGGGGTGAAGATGTCGCTCGACGACTTCGGGACGGGGTATTCGTCGCTGGTGCATCTGCGGCGCCTGCCGGTGAGCGAGCTGAAGATCGACCGGTCGTTCGTGGCTCGGCTGGCGGTGGACAACGAGGACGCGGAGATCGTGCGCTGCACGGTCGATCTCGCGCATTCACTCGGGCTGCTCGTCGTCGCGGAGGGTGTGGAGGACGACGAGACGTGGGAGCGGTTGCGGGATCTGGGGTGTGACGCGGTGCAGGGGTGGCTGGTGGCTGCGGCGATGCCGCCGGAGGAGACGACCGCTTGGTTGCGGGCTCGGGGGTCTCGGGGTTGGCAGCGGCCTGCGGCGGCGCTGCCCGCGGCGACGGCGGACGAGTAG
- the gatC gene encoding Asp-tRNA(Asn)/Glu-tRNA(Gln) amidotransferase subunit GatC → MPGITREEVAHLARLARLELKPEELEHFAGQLDDIIGAVARVSEVADQDVPPTSHPLPLTNVMRADEVRPSLTPEQALSAAPAQEQQRFKVPQILGED, encoded by the coding sequence ATGCCTGGCATTACGCGCGAGGAGGTCGCCCACCTCGCCCGGCTGGCGCGTCTGGAGCTGAAGCCCGAAGAGCTCGAACACTTCGCAGGCCAGCTGGACGACATCATTGGCGCGGTCGCCCGCGTCAGTGAGGTCGCCGACCAAGATGTACCGCCGACCTCGCACCCGCTGCCGCTGACGAACGTCATGCGCGCGGACGAGGTCCGTCCGTCGCTCACCCCCGAGCAGGCGCTTTCCGCCGCCCCGGCCCAGGAGCAGCAGCGTTTCAAGGTGCCGCAGATCCTGGGGGAGGACTGA
- the gatA gene encoding Asp-tRNA(Asn)/Glu-tRNA(Gln) amidotransferase subunit GatA: MTDSIIKLTAAEIAAKIAAGELTAVQVTEAHLARIEAVDEKVHAFLHVDREGALAQARAVDEKRERGEKLGPLAGVPLALKDIFTTVGVPTTVGSKILEGWIPPYDATLTKRLKDADVVILGKTNMDEFAMGSSTENSAYGPTGNPWDLTRIPGGSGGGSSASLASYQAPLAIGTDTGGSIRQPAAVTGTVGVKPTYGAVSRYGMVAFSSSLDQGGPCARTVLDAALLHEVIAGHDPLDSTSIDAPVPPVVEAARNGSVAGMRVGVVKQFRGEGYQAGVLQRFDESVALLKELGAEIVELDCPSFDLALAAYYLIAPSECSSNLARFDGLRYGLRTGDDGTRSAEDVTSLTREAGFGPEVKRRIMLGTYALSSGYYDAYYGSAQKVRTLITRDFEKSFETVDVIVSPTTPTTAFPIGERADDPMAMYLADLCTIPTNLAGNAAMSLPCGLAPEDGLPVGLQIIAPALKDERLYKVGAAVEAAFVEKWGHPLLEEAPSL, encoded by the coding sequence ATGACCGACAGCATCATCAAGCTCACCGCGGCGGAGATCGCCGCGAAGATCGCCGCAGGCGAACTCACCGCCGTACAGGTCACCGAGGCCCACCTGGCCCGGATCGAGGCCGTCGACGAGAAGGTGCACGCCTTCCTGCACGTCGACCGCGAGGGCGCCCTCGCCCAGGCCCGTGCCGTCGACGAGAAGCGGGAGAGGGGCGAGAAGCTCGGTCCGCTCGCCGGTGTCCCGCTCGCGCTCAAGGACATCTTCACCACCGTCGGGGTTCCGACCACCGTCGGGTCGAAGATCCTCGAAGGGTGGATCCCGCCCTACGACGCCACCCTCACCAAGCGGTTGAAGGACGCCGACGTCGTCATCCTCGGCAAGACCAACATGGACGAGTTCGCCATGGGGTCCTCCACCGAGAACAGCGCGTACGGGCCGACCGGCAACCCGTGGGACCTCACCCGTATCCCGGGTGGTTCCGGCGGCGGTTCCTCCGCCTCCCTCGCCTCCTATCAGGCGCCCCTCGCCATCGGCACCGACACCGGCGGTTCCATCCGCCAGCCGGCCGCCGTCACCGGCACGGTCGGTGTGAAGCCGACGTACGGCGCGGTCTCCCGCTACGGCATGGTGGCGTTCAGCAGCAGCCTCGACCAGGGCGGGCCCTGCGCCCGTACGGTCCTGGACGCGGCGCTCCTCCACGAGGTCATCGCCGGGCACGACCCGCTCGACTCCACCTCCATCGACGCCCCGGTCCCGCCGGTCGTCGAGGCCGCCCGCAACGGCAGTGTCGCCGGGATGCGCGTCGGTGTCGTCAAGCAGTTCCGCGGCGAGGGCTACCAGGCCGGTGTGCTCCAGCGGTTCGACGAGTCGGTCGCGCTGCTGAAGGAGCTGGGCGCCGAGATCGTCGAGCTGGACTGCCCGTCGTTCGACCTGGCGCTGGCCGCGTACTACCTGATCGCGCCGAGCGAGTGTTCGTCGAACCTCGCCCGCTTCGACGGACTGCGCTACGGCCTGCGTACCGGCGACGACGGCACCCGTTCCGCCGAGGACGTCACCTCCCTCACCCGTGAGGCGGGCTTCGGCCCCGAGGTGAAGCGCCGCATCATGCTCGGCACGTACGCGCTCAGCTCCGGCTACTACGACGCGTACTACGGCAGCGCCCAGAAGGTCCGTACGCTCATCACGCGCGACTTCGAGAAGTCGTTCGAGACGGTCGACGTCATCGTCTCGCCGACCACGCCGACCACCGCCTTCCCGATCGGCGAGCGCGCCGACGACCCGATGGCGATGTACCTGGCGGACCTGTGCACCATCCCGACCAACCTCGCGGGCAACGCCGCGATGTCCCTGCCCTGCGGCCTCGCGCCGGAGGACGGGCTGCCGGTCGGGCTCCAGATCATCGCCCCGGCACTGAAGGACGAGCGCCTTTACAAGGTCGGCGCCGCCGTCGAGGCCGCCTTCGTGGAAAAGTGGGGGCACCCGCTCCTCGAGGAGGCTCCGTCGCTGTGA